Genomic segment of Candidatus Omnitrophota bacterium:
CGATGCCATATATGACAATTCTTGTCAATAACAAAATCCGGTTATGCCCTATATATATTACTAATTCAGTAATATATTATCCTCCGGCGCTGGTCGGCTGAGAAATATGGTACAATAATCGCGCTCAGGAGAAATACCATGCGATCTCGCGTGAATCAACAGGCCAGAGACGAACTGGTGGAGCTGTGCAAACGTCTCACCCCGAATCAGCGGCTGGCGGCCTTTGCCACGCACTCTCGCCTCATGATGAGCCTGTTCAAATCCGGCGAGCGATATCGCGCCCGGCGTCGACGAGCCCAACACTCTTCCTCTCGGTAATGCTTCCTTCGGGTTCAGGGCAATCATCCCGCTTACTTCTGGAATTGCTATCAGACCTTCGACGCTTGCGCATTCCGTATATGGCCATCGGCGCGACCGCAGCCACGTTCTACGGGGTGATGCGCGCCAGCTTTGACGCGGACGCCGCCCTGGCGATTCAACGCCACGACCCTCGCCTCATCTCCCTTCGAAATCAACTCACCAAAAAGGGGTTGGTCGTCACTCAGCAGGATGGCTCGCCCCGGGATCCCATCGCCACGATGCTCAGAGTCACGGATCGGCACCAGAATCGAGTTGATCTGCTGATCGGCATCCGAGGCATGGATCCGGCCGCGTTTTCAAGAACAGCCCGCGGGTCGCTGGACGGTCATCCGCTGAACATCGTCGGACTGGAAGATTTTGTGGCCATGAAGATCTTTGCCGGCAATCCTCAAGATCTGGAAGACGCCCGCGGCGCGTTGAAGGTCTCCGGAAAGGATGTGGATCTGAAGCTGCTCCGACACCTCACCGCCCGCTACGGCAAGCCCGCCCTCAAAACCCTCGCCTCCCTGCTTAGTCGTGACTAGGTTTTCTTAATTTCTCAAGGCGAGTCTTGACCGTCTGCTCAAAGCCTTGGTCGGTGGGGTCGTAGTACACCGTCTTGGTCGGCACATATTCTTGCTCGACGTAGTGGTCTTTGTAGTCATGGGCGTATTTGTAGCCCACACCGCGGCCGAGCTTCTTAGCACTCTTGTAGCTGGCGTCTTTCAGGCGCGTCGGCACTTCGAGCGTGCGGCCTTCCTTCACATCGCCCATGGCTTTCTCGATGCCAAGATAGGCGGCGTTGGATTTCGGTGCGCACGCCACATAGACCGTCGCCTCGGCCAGCGGAATGCGGCCTTCGGGCATCCCGACAAACTCAAGGGCTTGCATCGCCGCGGTGGCGACGACAAGTGCTTGCGGATCCGCCATGCCCACATCTTCCGCCGCGCAGATCACGATGCGCCGAATGATAAACCGCGGATCTTCTCCGGCGTACAGCATCTTGCCCAGCCAGTAGAGCGCGGCGTTGGGATCTGAGCCGCGCATGGACTTGATGAAGGCCGAGATCGTGTCATAGTGCGCATCCTCGGCTCGATCGTAGACCACGGCTTTCTTTTGGACCGACTCCTCAATCGCCGCCAACGTGAGTGGCGCCGTCCCCTCGGCATCCTTCGGCGTGGTCAGCACGGCCACTTCCAAGGCGCTGAGCGCTCGACGCGCATCCCCGTCGCAGATTGCGGCGAGATGGTCGAGGGCTCGATCGGCGGCGCGCACCTTCATGCCGCCCAATCCGCGCTCGCGATCCTGCAGCGCACGATGCAGAATGGCCAGGATGTCTGACTCGGCCAGCGGCTTCAGCTCGCAGACCAGCGAGCGCGACACCAGGGCCGGCTGCAGCGCAAAGAATGGATTGAACGTGGTCGCCCCGATCAAGATGGGATTGCCCTGCTCCACATCCGGCATCAGCACGTCTTGCTGCGCTTTGTTGAATCGGTGGATTTCGTCGATAAACAAAATGGTTCGCCGGCCGTTCATCGATTGGCGTTTTTTGGCATTCACAATCGCCTTGCGCAGCTCATCCACGCCAGCCGAGGTGGCGTTGAGCGACTCAAAATGCGCCTGGGTCACGTTGGCGATGATGGTGGCCAGGGTGGTCTTGCCGGTGCCAGGCGGGCCGTAGAGGATCAGCGAGGTGATGCGGTCGGCCTCAATCGCGCGCCGCAGCAGCTTGCCTGGGCCCAGTAGATGCGTTTGCCCGACAAAGTCTTCGAGCGTTTGCGGCCGCATCCGTACGGCGAGCGGCTGCGGCGTCTTGGTCGATGTCGAACGCTCGGTTTCGAACAAGTCCATCTCTTCCAATCGATATCAGATATGAAATGGCCATTTCATATCTGATATCGCCTTTCAAAAAGAAAAGCCCCGACGCTGCCGTTAGTTCCGTCGACGCTGAACCCAACCTCAACAGGTGGGTAACTCCTCCGCAGGGGACTTGCGTCCCGGCACCTTCCCGGGCAGGCCTCTCCCGGCAGAAGTCAGCTTCCCGTCAACATGGTGTTGGCTCACGTTAACGGAACGAATCGCGCGCAGCACAGGGCTTCAGCTGCATCCTACCCCTTTGAGAGAAAAACTCAAGTCAAAAAGGGGTCAGACCCCTTTTTAAATGGGGTCTGACCCCTTTTTGCCGATGTTGTGGATGCCGCACTCGGTTTTGTCCTGGCCGGCCCAGCGACCAGACCGCGGATCATGAGGATCGACCGGCTTCTGGGTGCAGGGCCAGCAGCCGATGGACGTGTAGCCTTTCTCCCACAGCGGATGATATGGCAGGTCGTGCTTCGTCATATACTCGTGCAGCTGCTTGGAGCTCCACCCTGCCAGCGGGGCCACTTTCGTCACGCCGTTGCTCAGCGCCTCGACAAATGGGGTGGCCGCGCGCGTTGTGGCATCGCTGCGGGAAATCCCGGTAATCCAGCAGCGCAGATCCTTGAGCATCCGCTCGGTCGTTTCCACTTTATAGGAGCTGCAGCAGAATTCGGGATGGCCGACCGCTTGCCCTTCATGCTCTCTCAGGAACTTGGGCACATCCAGCGCGGTGCCAACGATCTTCAGATTCAGATGAAAGCGTTTCTTGAGCTCCCCCATAAAGACATACGTCTCTTTAAAGAGTAGCCCGGTATCCACGACGCGAATTTCGATCTTCGGATCGGCCTGCAGCGCCATGTGGATGATCCCAGCGCTCTTTGCCCCGAACGACGACGTCAACGCCACCTGCGGACGGAAGGTCTCCACCGCCCACCGAACGATCTCTATCGGGTGTAAGGTTTCAAATCGTTTGTTGAGGCGTGCGATTTCTCGGGGCGTCATGGGAAGCCTTCGCGGTAGGAATCCAGCCGTGCTGCTCCAGGTAGGCGAGGACTTTGGCGAGGCTCTCTTGCTCGCTCTCGCGCTCGGAATCGATGAGAATTTCGGGCTTGAGCGGCGGCTCGTACGGATCAGACACGCCGGTGAAATTCTTGATCTCCCCGGCCAGCGCCTTCTTATACAACCCCTTTACGTCGCGGGCGGTCAGCGCCTCAATGGAGCACTGGACGTAAATCTCCACGAAGCTGCCGATCTGCTGCCGGTTGTAATCGCGGATCTCGCGGTAGGGGGAAATCGCCGCGCTGATCGCAATGACCCCGTTGCGGCTGAGCAGCTTGCAGACATAGCCGATGCGCTTGATGTTGGTGTCGCGATCTTCCTTGCTGAACCCCAACCCCTTGCTCAGGTTGGTGCGCACCTCATCCCCATCGAGAATCTCGACGTTGCAGCCGCGCGCGCGCAGCGCCTTCGCCAGGTGATTCGCCAGCGTTGACTTGCCGGCCCCGGAGAGCCCGGTAAACCATACCGTGACGCCTTTTCGATGCATGGGGATCCTTTCGAGTGTGCGATGATCGACGAACGTCCATTATAGCATCTCGACGGGAAGACGCAACGCTTGCGCTCTGAGGCATTCTTCGCTAGGATGGCAGCACGATATGCGTGGGCGCGCGTTATTCATCCGCTGCTCCATGATGTGGAGGGCGGGTGCCGTGTTCATCCTGCTCCTGGGGAGCGCTCCTTCGCTCCAGGCCCAAGGCGACGAAGCCCAGCGCAGCCAAGCCCCGCAACGCGCCACCGACGCTCAACACACCGCGCAGCGCGCCGCCGAACTCTCCGCCGCCTACCAAGCGCTCGGCCTTGACCATCCGGTGCCGTATCATGAGGTCCTGGCGAATCCTGATGACATCGACTTGAACGTCCGCTTCGCCAAAACGCAGACCGCCGAGGGCGATACGCTGGGCGCGTCGGCGACGCTGGAGCGCATCCTGATGATCCAGCCGCTGCTCGCCCCGGCGCGGCTGTTCTACGCCATGGTGCTGATGCGCCTTGAGCGCTATCCGGAAGCCAAGCAGGAGTTGGCGAGCCTAAACCAGCTTCCCGCGCTTCCGTCGGAGATCCGCGCAACCGTCATCGAGTACCTCCGCGAGGTCAGCAAGCGCGAGCGGCGCACGCAATGGACGAGTACCACCACCGTCGGCTTCCAATACGACCGCAACCGCAACGCGGCTTCCTCCACCAAAGAGCAGCTCTTCGCCGATGCGCGGCTGCCCTTAACCGGCACCTCCCGCCGTCGGCACGACACCAGCCTGCTCGTGGTCCAAGGGCTTGAGGTCGCGCATGACCTCGGCTTCCAGGCCGGGCATGAACTGCTCGGCTCCTTCACCTATTACGACGGCGAGCAGACCCGGGTGAATGATCTGGACTTGCAATCCTTCACCCTGGATACCGGGCCGAAGCTCAAGCTGCCGTGGTGCACGCTGACGGCGCAGGCCGACCTCAACCAGACGACGCTCTCGCGCGAAAGCTACGTGCGCTCCCAAGGCGTGAAGACGCGCCTGGAGCGGCAGCTGACCCCGCGGCTGGCGGCGTTTGCGGCCGGCGATTGGAAGTATGAGAATTTCGACGGGATCAACGAAAGCCAAACGGCGTTCCTGCGCGCCGGAGGGCGCACGACGGTGGCCCTGGGCGGCTCCTACACCCTGACTCCGACGATGAAGCTGGATTCGGACATCCAATATGATCGAAAGAGCGCGAAGGCCGATTTCTACGCGTTCCACGGGCTGACCCTCACCG
This window contains:
- a CDS encoding replication-associated recombination protein A: MDLFETERSTSTKTPQPLAVRMRPQTLEDFVGQTHLLGPGKLLRRAIEADRITSLILYGPPGTGKTTLATIIANVTQAHFESLNATSAGVDELRKAIVNAKKRQSMNGRRTILFIDEIHRFNKAQQDVLMPDVEQGNPILIGATTFNPFFALQPALVSRSLVCELKPLAESDILAILHRALQDRERGLGGMKVRAADRALDHLAAICDGDARRALSALEVAVLTTPKDAEGTAPLTLAAIEESVQKKAVVYDRAEDAHYDTISAFIKSMRGSDPNAALYWLGKMLYAGEDPRFIIRRIVICAAEDVGMADPQALVVATAAMQALEFVGMPEGRIPLAEATVYVACAPKSNAAYLGIEKAMGDVKEGRTLEVPTRLKDASYKSAKKLGRGVGYKYAHDYKDHYVEQEYVPTKTVYYDPTDQGFEQTVKTRLEKLRKPSHD
- a CDS encoding phosphoadenylyl-sulfate reductase; amino-acid sequence: MTPREIARLNKRFETLHPIEIVRWAVETFRPQVALTSSFGAKSAGIIHMALQADPKIEIRVVDTGLLFKETYVFMGELKKRFHLNLKIVGTALDVPKFLREHEGQAVGHPEFCCSSYKVETTERMLKDLRCWITGISRSDATTRAATPFVEALSNGVTKVAPLAGWSSKQLHEYMTKHDLPYHPLWEKGYTSIGCWPCTQKPVDPHDPRSGRWAGQDKTECGIHNIGKKGSDPI
- the cysC gene encoding adenylyl-sulfate kinase, giving the protein MHRKGVTVWFTGLSGAGKSTLANHLAKALRARGCNVEILDGDEVRTNLSKGLGFSKEDRDTNIKRIGYVCKLLSRNGVIAISAAISPYREIRDYNRQQIGSFVEIYVQCSIEALTARDVKGLYKKALAGEIKNFTGVSDPYEPPLKPEILIDSERESEQESLAKVLAYLEQHGWIPTAKASHDAPRNRTPQQTI